The segment agagaagaaatgttctgagaagtttttatttctgtctctgtgtgtgtttaagagtttactgtctctgttcttatgtaatgtaataaagttttggggtttttttgtttcaagatttaagcctgctctgctctgttcctgatcacatcccacagtagttgttagggaaaaaaaacatatattcatgagtgtATTAACAACTAGCCAGTGTTAACCCCTGACAGTCACCCATAAAGAGCTCTCCCCCAGAGAATTCTGCTCCAGAGATGCCTGacagtgagcagcagagctgcaggctggccAGGGGCACAGCCCACAGCCTCTGTCATTGAATAGTATGAGCCCAGTCTAGAGATCCCATCAGGAACTGTATATATACTGCTTTGCAGTTCTACACCACCTACCTGCAGCACAAACTTctgatttttgctttgaaattttcAGCAGCAAAGTAATAAAGGAAGGGATCGAGGCAGCTGTTCATGGCAGCGAGGCAGAGAGTGACCACCAGTGCCTTGTGCAggctggcccagctgcagctgctgtacATCAGGTGGACAGTTCTCAGGATGTGATATGGCAGGAAACAGATGAGGGAGAGGATGAGAGTGATGATGATGGTTAACAGCGCCTTCCTGTGACAGACTGCCCTCTTGCTCTGCGGAGCCCTGGACTTGAGCAGCGCTCTGACGGCAAAGACGTAGCAGAACACGATTGTGCCGAAGGGCAGAATGAAGCCCACGACGAGGACAAAGCTGTTCACCATGAGGAGCCTGTGCGTGCTGGAGGGGTGGAGGTCCAAGCATTTGGCTGGGTTGCTGTAGCCAGCGACTCCCTTGTTTAGCAGAGGGCTGGCAGCCGCCAGCACGAAGATCCATATGGCCGCACAGGTTATCCTGGCACACCTCGTGTTGGTCACTTTTCCGTGTTTGAAAGGGTGGACAATGGCTACGAAACGAACCACGCTGAGCACAGCGAGGAAATAAATGCTGCAGTACATGTTCATGTACAAGGTGTAAGTCATGACCCTGCAGAGGATATCACCAAATATCCAACGTGATCCCAAGAGGAAATAGGAGGCCCGGAAGGGCAAAGTGCTCACAAACATGAGGTCTGAAATAGCCAAGTTCTGCATGTAAATGTTTACTGAGGTCCTTTGTGAAGTCTGGAGGAAAACATAAATGGAGAGGCTGTTTCCAACAGCACCCAGGAAGAAGATAAAGATATACATGATGGGATAAATTACTTGTTTGAAGCCGTCAACTGTACAATTGGAGGAGCTGTTAGGGAAGCTGCCATCTAGTGCTACCTTGGAAATATTCATAGTCTGAGCCCGAGTCTCCATTTTTCTGccaaaatgaaaagaagtgGTATGAGTGCTGGGTTACAGCCTGGGCAAGGCATTTGGCTATTTGGGACTATTTCACTGAGAGCAGAAATTGCAAGATGCAGAGGACAGTGGGAAGTAAGGGTTTGTTAATGAGTAATTACTTGTGATGTCCCACTAAATACACATCTCAAGACACAAAGCCCCAAGTAAACTCTAATGAGTTTCAATATTATAGCAGCTGGTTGTTGTCTCAGCCTGCAAAAGCACTGCCTTTTAGACGTGCtatgtgtgtgttttaatgACAAGTCTCTGATCTTTGCTGTGCAAAACAAGCCAACTTGCTGTCAGCCATTTTGTGGCAGGGAAGTTTTGAGTCCCCCGTCACCTACCATGGAAACATCAAAACCTGATCAGAAAAGAAATCACTGCCCACTGCTAGACCTGCATTTCAAATGAGGatggaaaaccaaaataactGAATTTGCCTTTTGGAACTGGGAAAATTTTTCTGGTATGTTTTGGGCAGTATTTCCTGAGCAATACCAGATGTATTTTGAGACATGTGAAAATTAAAGACATTTTGACCTTAAATGCTATGCAAACATTGTGCTAATTATGCATGGTTCCTTTTTAAACTCCCTCTTCCTTGCactgtatttcttctttcttgttaGCTTCTGGTGCCTTTTTATGTCTCTTTTTGTGGGGCCTTTGCCTCATGTACCACTCTCTTAACCTCTTTTGTGCTCAGCTGTTCCGCACCAGTCAGTTGTCCACACACACTGCAGCTTCCAGGACAGCCCACATTTGCAGCCCTGATGAAAATGGTCTCTGAGAAAATGGGCTGTGTTCACAGAGAGAGgcatttttcctcctgtgagGCTATAATTCAATCAAATCAAACCCCTCACCACTAAAACACTCTAAATagtagtgggttttttttctcattagtgtctatttcttttctgaactCTTGATTTCTTATCTCAGCTGTCCTGCAGCTAGTAGTATTTTCCAAGGAAGGTGTCAGTATTGTTTCTCGTTTGACAGTGGGAGCAATTCCCTCTTTTTATCTGCCAATATATTCTAAAGATGGGGCATGGAAATTTTTAGCCTGAAAACCACAACTACATGATATTTCCAGATGCATGGAAAAGAAGCTTTTAATTTGCCCCAGTGAGAGTGAGAATGTGCCCATGTACATGACTGCATCCTATCTCTCATTCTGAACCTCACTGGCTTCACAATTTGAAACTATTTATATAGGGGGAGCCTCCTTGGAGGTAAATTTTGCTTTACATTTGGGTGCTTTGAACACCCAGCTACCAGGTGTGGTATTCCCAGTGGGCTGTAAATGGGAGCTAACTTGCAAACTGAAGCCATGGTGTGGGAGCCTGAGCTATGTTCAGAGCAGGCCTTGGTATCTCCAGGGTGGTGTCTCAGAGTCTCTCTGAGTGCCTTAATATAGAAACCAGATGTGCTCCAGTAGGGCTCTTTTTATCCGGCCCCACTGAGGTGGGAAGCATGggaagcacagccccagcctgggcttcCAAGGAGCACTTCACAGATATTGGGTCTCAGCAAAGCCCTGGACTGACTAAATATGTGCTCCTAAAGTTTATGTCCCCCTTGTTTGAGATCCTCTTTCTTCAcagaggagatggagaagatatttttcttaaagacaAATCTTTTGCAATCAAAGGACTTttaattgttttggttttctttatgGAACAACTGTCTGATGTACAGGTTTTCTGTAAGGGATCAAAGACCagcttttctccagactgaataTGATCCTCCCATTTTGCAGGGAAATATTACAGCCTGAGGCAGGGCAAAGGGAAGAGCCCTTCTGACTCTGTTTTCCAGTGGTCCAAGCATTCTTGCCTTCAGAAACcctgaaacacaagaaaatattaGTGAAGAATCTGCCACGTGTTGAAGCATTGATGTGTGTGAAAGCTGTGAGGCAGAGGAGTCAAATGAGGCTGAACATCTTGGGTTGTGGACAAAttccaagccctgctcagcactaGGAGTGATGTCTCGTGTCCAGTGCTATCTGATGAAGGATGGGATCGGGGCAATGAAGATTCAGTTGATGAAAAGCCCTTGGGTCCCTGCACCCTGGGGAGAGCACTACAAGCACAGGGGCTGGGCCACTTTTTTCAGGCTCCTCATATGAGGGTGTCTAGCTAACAACTACCATTTAAGCTATTTTGTCCTCTAACTGCACAAATGCTCCTCAATTCTCTTTCCAGCTAGACCAAGACTAAAAGTAGAACGGTACATGTGCAATTGAGAAAATTCAATATCCTTGACCctggcaagaaaataatttctcagaCTCCTCTCCAAGTTATTCAAACACAAGTTTCAGGCTGTTATGGGATGTCCAAGAGAAAGAAGCTGGAGACCAGTGAACTGAAAGCTCTTAAAGCACCATGGTGCCTGCACTCAGTAAAGGCCCAACAACGACCCATGCAATTTTCATATGCAGATGCTCCTGTTAGCTGTGTCTTGACACACAGAGCAATGCAAAAAGGAAGGTGAGGTGAAAGATATATTTCATGTGGGACTACCTCAGAGGTACTCTACAAACACAGAGGATAAGGGGAAAATTTTAGCCTTCCTTGAATCCAAGAACTGTTATTAGCCAGCTAAAGTTAGGAGATGGTTCCTAGATATACAGAAAGAATGATCTATCCAAGGACAGGCaataaacttcattttcagcAGAGGTGTCCAGACAGTCTCCGGGGTCAGGAATGAATAGGATGGGTTAAGTGTCAGAGACTGGACCTATAGGAATTTTCTGTGTCCCCCAAAAGAGGGGAGATTTGCAGTAAGATCTAACAGCcctacaaaaaataaaaggagagaaaaggacaaACTGAAATGGGATTCTCTCTTCAGTGGTACTGCAAGACTCCTCTGACAGAAATTCTCTAACAGGAGATTTTTCCTGTGTACGAGTTTCACTGACTGCAGCTATCAAATGGAAGCAGCT is part of the Prinia subflava isolate CZ2003 ecotype Zambia chromosome 3, Cam_Psub_1.2, whole genome shotgun sequence genome and harbors:
- the CYSLTR2 gene encoding cysteinyl leukotriene receptor 2, which produces METRAQTMNISKVALDGSFPNSSSNCTVDGFKQVIYPIMYIFIFFLGAVGNSLSIYVFLQTSQRTSVNIYMQNLAISDLMFVSTLPFRASYFLLGSRWIFGDILCRVMTYTLYMNMYCSIYFLAVLSVVRFVAIVHPFKHGKVTNTRCARITCAAIWIFVLAAASPLLNKGVAGYSNPAKCLDLHPSSTHRLLMVNSFVLVVGFILPFGTIVFCYVFAVRALLKSRAPQSKRAVCHRKALLTIIITLILSLICFLPYHILRTVHLMYSSCSWASLHKALVVTLCLAAMNSCLDPFLYYFAAENFKAKIRSLCCR